A stretch of Imperialibacter roseus DNA encodes these proteins:
- a CDS encoding HU family DNA-binding protein, translating into MIGATKVFIQPIDQSAPAKFYAVVNATGEVNQQGISQEIAERSTVTPTDSMAVVEALLTMIPKMLADGKIVRLGDLGTFYTSVKSLGAPTPEEFKKSNILATTVRFKPGKIFMRTLQAADFKRINNGTMPPEPTNGSTP; encoded by the coding sequence ATGATCGGAGCGACAAAGGTCTTTATTCAACCCATCGACCAGAGTGCGCCGGCAAAGTTCTATGCCGTGGTGAATGCCACAGGAGAAGTTAACCAGCAGGGTATTTCGCAGGAAATCGCTGAAAGATCTACTGTAACACCTACCGACAGCATGGCTGTGGTAGAAGCTTTGCTTACCATGATTCCCAAAATGCTGGCCGATGGCAAAATCGTCAGGCTGGGGGACTTGGGTACCTTTTACACTAGTGTCAAGTCCTTAGGAGCCCCCACCCCCGAAGAGTTCAAAAAGAGTAATATCCTGGCAACCACCGTAAGGTTCAAGCCAGGTAAAATCTTTATGAGAACGCTTCAGGCAGCTGACTTTAAGCGGATCAACAACGGCACCATGCCACCCGAGCCGACTAACGGCAGCACTCCCTGA